The Podarcis muralis chromosome 10, rPodMur119.hap1.1, whole genome shotgun sequence genome includes a region encoding these proteins:
- the LOC144329061 gene encoding LOW QUALITY PROTEIN: uncharacterized protein LOC144329061 (The sequence of the model RefSeq protein was modified relative to this genomic sequence to represent the inferred CDS: inserted 1 base in 1 codon): protein MSTHSSHQRTQKGKKPFKGMECGKNFSQSGNLKLHKGTHTGGKPYECMVCGKNINNSGSLRRYQRTHTGEKPFKCMECGKSFSQSAQLRSHQWTHTGEKPYKCIECGKSFSDIGSLRKHQRTHTGEKPFKCIECGKSFSRSGNLRNHQQTHTGEKPFKCMECGKEYSQSGHLNIHQRTHTGEKPYKCMECGKSFSDRGSLRSHQWTHTGEKPFKCMECGKEFSQSGALRRHQRTHTGEKPFKCMECGKEFSQSGSLRSHQRTHTGEKPFKCMECGKEFSQSGDLRNHQRTHTGEKPFQCMECGKSFSNRGCLRTHQRTHTGEKPFKCIECGKSFSQSGNLRNHQQTHTGEKPFECMECGKSFSENGSLRTHQRTHTAEKPFKCIECGKSFSLSGNLRTHQRTHTGEKPFKCMECGKSFSQSGDLRNHQRTHTGEKPFQCMECGKSFSNRGFLRTHQRTHTGEKPFKCIECGKSFSRSGNLRNHQQTHTGEKPFECMECGKSFSDRGSLRSHQWTHTGEKPFKCMECGKEFSQSGDLRRHQRTHTGEKPFKCMECGKEFSQSGDLRNHQRTHTGEKPYKCLECGKSFSDRGSLRSHQRTHTGEKPFKCIECGKSFSENGKLRNHQRTHTGEKPFKCIECGKSFSENGKLRNHQWTHTGEKPYKCIECGKSFSDSGCLRRHQRTHTGEKPFKCMECGKSFSQSGDLRNHQRTHTGEKPFQCMECGKSFSNRGCLRTHQRTHTGEKPDTGEKYGKCIECGKSFSNSGSLRNHXTTHTGEKPFKCIECGKSFSENGSLRTHQRTHTGEKPFKGMDCRRSFSQSGTLDLCQQTHTKDKPYNRIFHSIRLNRPQDVPSFWRTKTRKKIFCIPEARGIAAQQK, encoded by the exons atgagcacacatagttcacatcaacgaacacaaaaaggaaagaagccaTTCAAAGGTAT ggagtgtgggaagaatttcagtcagagtggaaaccttaaattgcacaaagggactcacacagggggaaaaccatatgaatgtatggtgtgtggaaAGAACATTAAtaatagtggaagccttagaagatatcaacggactcacacaggggagaaaccgtttaaatgcatggagtgtggaaagagcttcagtcagagtgcacaacttagatcacatcaatggactcacacaggggagaaaccatataaatgtatcgagtgtggaaagagctttagtgatattggaagccttagaaaacatcaacggactcacacaggggagaaaccatttaaatgtatcgagtgtggaaagagcttcagtcggagtggaaaccttagaaatcatcaacagactcacacaggggagaaaccatttaaatgcatggagtgtggaaaggaatacagtcagagtggacacctcaatatacatcaacggactcacacaggggagaaaccatataaatgcatggagtgtggaaagagctttagtgatcgtggaagccttagatcacatcaatggactcacacaggggagaaaccatttaaatgcatggagtgtggaaaggaattcagtcagagtggagctcttagaagacatcaacggactcacacaggggagaaaccatttaaatgcatggagtgtggaaaggaattcagtcagagtggaagccttagatcacatcaacggactcacacaggggagaaaccatttaaatgcatggagtgtggaaaggaattcagtcagagtggagatcttaggaaccatcaacggactcacacaggggagaaaccatttcaatgtatggagtgtggaaagagctttagtaacagaggatgccttagaacacatcaacggactcacacaggggagaaaccatttaaatgtatcgagtgtggaaagagcttcagtcagagtggaaaccttagaaatcatcaacagactcacacaggggagaaaccatttgaatgcatggagtgtggaaagagctttagtgaaaatggaagccttagaacacatcaacggactcacacagcggagaaaccatttaaatgtatcgagtgtggaaagagcttcagtctgagtggaaaccttagaacacatcaacggactcacacaggggagaaaccatttaaatgcatggagtgtggaaagagcttcagtcagagtggagaccttagaaatcatcaacggactcacacaggggagaaaccatttcaatgtatggagtgtggaaagagctttagtaacagAGGAttccttagaacacatcaacggactcacacaggggagaaaccatttaaatgtatcgagtgtggaaagagcttcagtcggagtggaaaccttagaaatcatcaacagactcacacaggggagaaaccatttgaatgcatggagtgtggaaagagctttagtgatcgtggaagccttagatcacatcaatggactcacacaggggagaaaccatttaaatgcatggagtgtggaaaggaattcagtcagagtggagatcttagaagacatcaacggactcacacaggggagaaaccatttaaatgcatggagtgtggaaaggaattcagtcagagtggagatcttaggaaccatcaacggactcacacaggggagaaaccatataaatgtctggagtgtggaaagagttttagtgatcgtggaagccttagatcacatcaacggactcacacaggggagaaaccatttaaatgtatcgagtgtggaaagagctttagtgaaaatggaaagcttaggaaccatcaacggactcacacaggggagaaaccatttaaatgtatcgagtgtggaaagagctttagtgaaaatggaaagcttaggaaccatcaatggactcacacaggggagaaaccatataaatgtatagagtgcggaaagagcttcagtgatagtggatgtcttagaagacatcaacggactcacacaggggagaaaccatttaaatgcatggagtgtggaaagagcttcagtcagagtggagaccttagaaatcatcaacggactcacacaggggagaaaccatttcaatgtatggagtgtggaaagagctttagtaacagaggatgccttagaacacatcaacggactcacacaggggagaaaccagatacc ggcgaaaaatacggtaaatgtattgagtgtggaaagagctttagtaatagtggaagccttagaaatc caacgactcacacaggggagaaaccatttaaatgtatcgagtgtggaaagagctttagtgaaaatggaagccttagaacacatcaacggactcacacaggggagaaaccatttaagggTATGGACTgtagaaggagcttcagtcagagtggaacccttgatttatgtcaacagactcacacaaaagacaaaccatataaccgtatttttcactctataagacttaacagaccacaagacgtacctagtttttggaggacgaaaacaagaaaaaaaatattctgcatcccagaagcaagagggattgctgcgcagcaaaagtag